The DNA segment CCGCTGGGGTTGTGTTTACTATTATTCCAAGACGGGCATAAGTACTTTTACCAATACATATAACAGTAATATTTTCTGGCACTTTCATTTTTTCTAGAGCGACACCCAAGCCATAAGAATGAGCAGGTAAAATAAAAAACTCACCATCTTTGTCTTTATGAAGAACAGTTTTTTCTAAATTATCAGGATTAAACTTCTTTGGATTCATAACAGTTCCCGGGACATGCTTAAATATTAAAAACTCTTTAGAAGAAAGTCTTAAATCATAGCCATATGATGAACAGCCATAACTTAAAACTGCGTTTTTTTTCAGAGTTGGATCAAGGTGTCTTACCAAGTTTGATTGGAAAGGGTTGATCATTCCTTCGGAAGCTTTTTGGTTTATCCAGAGATCATTTTTCAGCATAATTTTTATGAGCGAAGCTCTGTAATTTGGTCAGCCATTAATAAGAAATTTTTAGGAATGTTTGTACCAGTAAGGATTACATCTCCAGTTATGAATCGGTTTTGAAGTGTTGAAATCAAATCATCTTTACTTATGATATTTAATTCCAAAGCTAGAAAAATTTCATCTAGGATAATTTGATCATATTCTCCAGATAATAATTCTTTTTTACAGAAATCCCATAATTCATTAATGGAATGATTAATCGATTTTGCCAGGTTTTCATTACTTGCTATTTCTTCGGGTTCATATTGATCATAAGAATTTGATGATCTTATCCACGTTAGGTTCCCGCAAAGCTTTTGTGCATTGACAATACCTTGTTTTACACCTCCCTTCATTAATTGTACTAAAAGAACTTTTCTTCCTAAAGCTGCATTCCTTAGTGAATCTCGGATAATAGATGAATAACTTCCTCTGTAAGAAGATTGATAAATCTGAATTTGACCATTATGATTTGGCCTTCTTAATTTAGATTCTTTATTATTTATATTTACAACTTGCTGATTACTTGTTGAATAACTTTTTAATGAGCTGACTGACATTATTTAGATTAACTTTATCTACATTAAGTATAATTTGAATTTAAGTACGCTGCATATAGTGTAACCTTACTTAAGGTAGGCATCCAGAAAAGAGAATTTAAAAAAAACATAAGATATTAGAAACTGTTACTGTTGATACAAGATATTTTCATCTGTCTCCTTAAATTTTTATTAGTAAAGAGATTCATGTTGCCAACTTCTAGAGGATTTAATCGCTCCACTCAGCAACCATCCGGACAAAATACCATTAATACCGTTGGGGAA comes from the Prochlorococcus marinus str. MIT 9515 genome and includes:
- the dcd gene encoding dCTP deaminase, with protein sequence MLKNDLWINQKASEGMINPFQSNLVRHLDPTLKKNAVLSYGCSSYGYDLRLSSKEFLIFKHVPGTVMNPKKFNPDNLEKTVLHKDKDGEFFILPAHSYGLGVALEKMKVPENITVICIGKSTYARLGIIVNTTPAEAGWEGHLTLEFSNSSGADCRIYANEGICQLLFFEGDPCSTTYEDRKGKYQNQPEQVTLAKI
- a CDS encoding cob(I)yrinic acid a,c-diamide adenosyltransferase, translating into MSVSSLKSYSTSNQQVVNINNKESKLRRPNHNGQIQIYQSSYRGSYSSIIRDSLRNAALGRKVLLVQLMKGGVKQGIVNAQKLCGNLTWIRSSNSYDQYEPEEIASNENLAKSINHSINELWDFCKKELLSGEYDQIILDEIFLALELNIISKDDLISTLQNRFITGDVILTGTNIPKNFLLMADQITELRS